From the Thomasclavelia ramosa DSM 1402 genome, the window TATTTTAGAATACCAATGGAAATTAAGAACATTATGAATAATAAAAAGAATAAACATTACCATTCCTAGCCATTCATGCACTTCTTGTGTAAAAAATTGATAGCCGCTTAGTATAAAAAGACAAAGTATCATTAATATATCAGTAGTTATCTTTACTTTTTGTTTCATTCATCCAGCGCCTTTTTTATACATGTTATTGCATTTAAACAACGGGGATAGCCAATATAAGGTAAGCATTGTGAAACAACTCTCATTAGGAATTTATCATCATTACCTAAATTCATATTTCCTTTTGCATGAGCAACTAATTGCGGCTCACATCCTCCTTGCGACATTAAAAAGCAAAATGTAATCATTTCACGATGAACTAACGATAATCCTGTCCGAGTATAGTAATCTCCAAAACAATTTTCTGCTAGCCAGCGATTGATATGATTTATTTTCCAAGCATCTTCCATGTGTTCACCAAATATTTGGACTTGAACATCAATTCCATTTTTTAAACGTGTTTCAAGGGTAGTTGTAGTTTGGGATTGTAAGGGTAATGAAATTGATCTTTGGGAAAGTTCATTATTTGTAATTTCTAAAAATGGTAACATTTTCCCAAAACCTAAATAATCACAAGACTGATAGACAGTTTCTTTGATCATAATAGGTGATACTTTTTTATCTAAAGCTTTTGATAATATAAATTGAAATGCTTCTTTTGCCTGACTGCCTAAAAGTACTGCTAGAATAGCAAGATAGCGAGTTTCAACATCTAATTCTTGATTTTTTTCATTAACAACTTCATCAAAGGCAAAGTATTCAAATCTTTCCATAAATTCTTTATCAGTTTCATATAATTTTTTTATGTCCATTTTATAAACCTCTTTCTATGTGATTTTTGTAGTACATATTTTATTACATCCATTAAATATCAATAAATATATTTATTTTGTAGTAAATAATATTAAAAATTAAATTATACTTTTTGACTTCCTATTGACCAAACATGCTCTTCTTTAGCTGTTGCAGTAGTATTTTGTGCCATAACACCAACTAATTGATGTGGGACATAAAGTTCTTCTAAGTAGGCTATATCTTGATTACTAAGAGTAAGATTAACTGCTTTTACTGCACCGTCGATGTGATGCATTTTTGTAGCTCCTACAACAGGAGAAATAACTTTTGTTAAAAGCCATGCTAAGGATATTTCTGTCATAGAAACATTGTATTTTTGCGATAATTCAATCACACGATCAATAATAAGTTGATCTTGTAAAGCAGTTGCATCGTACTTTAAACGAGCATAACTGTCTTCCACTAAGCGTTTAGATGTCTGATCTGGCAATTTTGATAAACGTCCTCCGGCAAGAGAACTGTAAGGCGTCATTGCAATATTATTTTCTGCACAGTATTTTGCCATTTCACGTTCTTCTTCACGAAAAATCAAATTATAATGACCTTGAATAGAAATAAATTTTGTAAATCCTTCTTTTTCTGCCAACGCATTGGCTTGTGCTAACTGATATGCATAACAGTTTGAAATTCCAATATAGCGAATTTTTCCAGCTTTTACCATATCATCTAAGCCCTCCATAATATCATACAAAGGTGTTTGATAATCCCACATATGATAGATATAAAGATCAACATAATCCATTCCAAGATTTTCTAAACTTTTATTTAATTGATTTTTAATATGCTGCTGGGCAGTAATACCATTTTTTATTTCTTCATTTGTACGAGGTAAAAATTTGGTCGCAACAACAATGTCTTTACGTTTAGCAAAATCTTTCAAGGCTCGACCCAAATACTGCTCGCTTGTTCCACTTTGATAGGCAATGGCCGTATCAAAAAAGTTAATACCTAAGTCGAGCGCATGTTTGACAATCTCACGTGTTTTCTTTTCATCAATTGTCCATGAATGCTGACCGTTTTTGGCATCACCAAATCCCATACAACCAAGACAAATTCTTGAAACTTTTAAATTTGAATTTCCTAATTGAATATATTTCATTTTATTGATTACCTTTCTTTAATAACCAATGTTTTCTAACCATTGGATAATTTCTTCTTTTGAATCATTGATTTCATTTCGATAGACTCCAATAACGTTCGTTTCTAGATGTGCAGAATTTGGGAGTTCACTTTGAATATCTTCTACACTTCTTGATAATCCACCTGTACCATGGCAACAAAATAAAACAATATTTTTATCTGATAGATTATTTTCATCAATGAAAGTAAGCACAGGCATAGGTACTGAATACCACCAATTTGGATACCCAATAAAAACAGTATCGTAATCATTTAGATTATCCACTTTTTCTTTTAAGACAGGCCGCGCATTTTTTGTTTTTTCATCAGCTGCACGATCTAAGCATTCATCATAATTGCTTGGATATGGTATTGTGACTTGGATAGAAAATAAATCACCACCAATATTTTCTTGAATCCATGTTGCTATTTTACCTACATTTCCAGGTTGTAAAATACTTGCGGAACTTGTGGCATCTACATTATCATTTTGATCACCAATAGATTCATAATGTTTAAGTGCGCTTTCTATTGAAGCTTTTTCGTTTTCTACAACTGTATTATCTGCCCAACTAAAATAAGCGATAAGTATTTTGGATGATTCTTTGTTGTCAACAGGGCTTGTTTCAGTAGTGGTGTTTGGTATCTTAGTACATCCTGTAATCATAAATGACATTAACAGCAAAACAACTAATTTTTTTATCATAGATTAGCTCCCCAAATTGATTTCCTGTAACCATTGTCTAATAGTATTATCAGAATTATTTACTGAAGAACTTCCAATATGTAAACCATTTGTCACTGCAGCATTTGGTTCTAAATTTTTGATTTCATTAACAGTATTAGATAGCCCGCTTCCGCCACTTGTACAAAATGGAGCAATTGTTTTATTAGATAAATCATAATTATCAAAAAAAGTATATAATATCATTGGCATATCACCCCACCAGTTTGGATAGCCAACATAAATCACATCATATTCATTAATATTTTCAATCTGATTTGTGATTGCAGGTCTTGCATCTGCACGTTGTTCTTCCTGAGCTAAATCCACAACAGTATCATAATCATCACCGTATGGAACTACGGCTTCTATTTCAAAAATATCTGCATTTGTTTGAGATTGTATTGTTTGTGCAAGATTCTTGGTATTGCCAGACCATGAGAAGTAGACAATCAAAGATTTTGTATCGGTCTTAGCTGGTTGCTCTATAACTGACTGATCAGTTGAATTTGATGGTGGATTATTTTTTTCTTTACTGTTGTTTTGACATCCTCCATAAAGCAGCATAAAACTTAATATAATTAAAATCGAAAATATTTTTTTCATTTTAGAAGACTCCTTTCATTTTTAGGTACTAGCATCTGTAATTGGACCGGTACTTGTGAGATATTCGATGATATTTTCAATCTTTGTTAACTGGTCATTATTCCCTTGTTTTTTTAATTCATCTTTAATCTCAGTAAGGTCTTTAATCATTTGTTCTCCTTCATTTTTGTCTAATAGCCATATCCCTCCATTTCTTTGTGAAGAAAGTTGAAAAGAGAGCAAAATCGGTTCATCAAGTGATATATAATCGATTTCTCCATCAGAGTAATGAATTTCAGTATTACTCATTAAACTATAATAACCGTCTTTATTGACTTGAACATCAATATTCATATTTTCATAACTTTTTGTTTCATCTTTAGAAACTATTTCTATAGGTTTTTTCAATTGCAAGTCGTTAATATTTTTATCTTCATCAGCGTGAACGACAAGGGGTAGTGTAAATAGAAGTAGAATAGTAAGAAAAATATATTTTTTCATCATATCTATTGGATAAAATGAATATGATGTAAACGTTCTACTTCTGCTACACTCTGCATATCTAATATTAAATTTATATGAGTATTCACTTGTTCTATTTGTGTCATTTCTCCTAAAGATAGATTAAAATTTTGAAT encodes:
- a CDS encoding carboxymuconolactone decarboxylase family protein translates to MDIKKLYETDKEFMERFEYFAFDEVVNEKNQELDVETRYLAILAVLLGSQAKEAFQFILSKALDKKVSPIMIKETVYQSCDYLGFGKMLPFLEITNNELSQRSISLPLQSQTTTTLETRLKNGIDVQVQIFGEHMEDAWKINHINRWLAENCFGDYYTRTGLSLVHREMITFCFLMSQGGCEPQLVAHAKGNMNLGNDDKFLMRVVSQCLPYIGYPRCLNAITCIKKALDE
- a CDS encoding aldo/keto reductase, with the protein product MKYIQLGNSNLKVSRICLGCMGFGDAKNGQHSWTIDEKKTREIVKHALDLGINFFDTAIAYQSGTSEQYLGRALKDFAKRKDIVVATKFLPRTNEEIKNGITAQQHIKNQLNKSLENLGMDYVDLYIYHMWDYQTPLYDIMEGLDDMVKAGKIRYIGISNCYAYQLAQANALAEKEGFTKFISIQGHYNLIFREEEREMAKYCAENNIAMTPYSSLAGGRLSKLPDQTSKRLVEDSYARLKYDATALQDQLIIDRVIELSQKYNVSMTEISLAWLLTKVISPVVGATKMHHIDGAVKAVNLTLSNQDIAYLEELYVPHQLVGVMAQNTTATAKEEHVWSIGSQKV
- a CDS encoding flavodoxin, which translates into the protein MIKKLVVLLLMSFMITGCTKIPNTTTETSPVDNKESSKILIAYFSWADNTVVENEKASIESALKHYESIGDQNDNVDATSSASILQPGNVGKIATWIQENIGGDLFSIQVTIPYPSNYDECLDRAADEKTKNARPVLKEKVDNLNDYDTVFIGYPNWWYSVPMPVLTFIDENNLSDKNIVLFCCHGTGGLSRSVEDIQSELPNSAHLETNVIGVYRNEINDSKEEIIQWLENIGY
- a CDS encoding flavodoxin, which encodes MKKIFSILIILSFMLLYGGCQNNSKEKNNPPSNSTDQSVIEQPAKTDTKSLIVYFSWSGNTKNLAQTIQSQTNADIFEIEAVVPYGDDYDTVVDLAQEEQRADARPAITNQIENINEYDVIYVGYPNWWGDMPMILYTFFDNYDLSNKTIAPFCTSGGSGLSNTVNEIKNLEPNAAVTNGLHIGSSSVNNSDNTIRQWLQEINLGS